The genome window GAGCCTGATTTTGACCTGATTGGGGTGACGGACTCCAAGCAGCTGACCCGTCACGAACGAGAGCAGCTCTACCTCAGGATCGTCGATGAGGCCGTGGAAGTCAGCATTGCGGTTAACGACCGGGAAACGATCGACCGGTTGAACATCTACGCGGCGACCCAGGATGCGATGATGCGGGCGGTGCGTAATCTGAACCACCGGCCGGACCACCTGATTGTCGACGCGGTTCCGTTGTCGTTTGACTACCCGCAAACCACCCTAATCAAGGGCGACCAAAAAAGTATCAGTGTGGCGGCCGCCAGCATTGTCGCTAAGGAATACCGGGATCATCTGATGAAGGATTATGACCGGGTCTACCCTGGCTATGGGTTTGCCGAAAACATGGGCTACGGGACGAAGGAGCACCTCGCCGGACTTGCTCGCTTAGGGGCGTGCCCGATTCACCGGCGGTCGTTTAACCCAGTGCCGAAATATTTATAGTGCAAATTAGTGAAAGTCTCGTACTTATTAGGTAGGAGGCTTTTTTATGATGTCGATTCGAAAATTCTTATTACAGTTAAATTTATGCCGCGGGATTGGTCAGGTCAGCAAGGTCCGCT of Limosilactobacillus oris contains these proteins:
- a CDS encoding ribonuclease HII gives rise to the protein MSKQTVSEVRALLATIDNLTDPRLAELAADDRKGVQAALRQHQRRVERQQAARQAFQQRFNYERQLWQSGCRYVAGMDEVGRGPLAGPVVTCAVILEPDFDLIGVTDSKQLTRHEREQLYLRIVDEAVEVSIAVNDRETIDRLNIYAATQDAMMRAVRNLNHRPDHLIVDAVPLSFDYPQTTLIKGDQKSISVAAASIVAKEYRDHLMKDYDRVYPGYGFAENMGYGTKEHLAGLARLGACPIHRRSFNPVPKYL